The Castanea sativa cultivar Marrone di Chiusa Pesio chromosome 11, ASM4071231v1 genome contains a region encoding:
- the LOC142618025 gene encoding zinc finger CCCH domain-containing protein 53 isoform X1, with amino-acid sequence MDGYEATRIVFSRIQNLDPENASKIMGLLLIQDHGEKEMIRLAFGPEALVHSVILKARKDLGLTSNSPSTPSTPSSPSPFLSSNTLSTMSRQNSTASRLGGINIPPSLTIPNPSSASSASWAALSELQSPEDLISPNNLAVGSSSSTTMNSSASLPFYGSGTTDVMDDFQLQDQLSFLNDGSPTLGPKNPDLYYPQSDLSSSPTGADPMLFPSYGSWGGSLHRRSCSVSDVCLGSEDPNSGFGWKPCLYFARGYCKNGTSCRFLHGGLGETVDGTAMVGSPSKIDIMDQCHEILRSKSAQQQRLAAASQLMASASFPYSPKCMNILLQHQQQNDTQRAAAALMMGEDMHKFGRSRLERTEFSMNGGAGMVNPASRQIYLTFPADSTFREEDVSNYFSIYGPVQDVRIPYQQKRMFGFVTFVYPETVKLILAKGNPHFVCDARVLVKPYKEKGKVPDKYRKQQQQQVERGEYSPCGTPTGVDARDPFDLQLGSRMFYNTQDMLFRRKLEEQADLQALELQSRRLMGLQLLDIKKQHHHRALSAGSPIPSPTQSPNPFNQNIVLPSFQNGPEVPEDNNNSSSASSAISATAPADQQQLQQTAITVAGKELTENGENANGNGNGKQSPSHEESDLQECLEHNLPDSPFASPTKAAADFFTNGTSETNVSDASASSINNKLATSTILPAASTLEMASFKSFNCQMPRFSSGHGAIGMYAGTGGPIGI; translated from the exons ATGGATGGTTACGAAGCAACAAGAATTGTGTTCTCAAGAATCCAAAACTTAGACCCTGAAAATGCATCCAAAATCATGGGTCTACTACTCATTCAAGACCATGGTGAGAAAGAAATGATTAGGCTAGCATTTGGTCCAGAAGCTCTTGTCCACTCGGTGATTCTCAAAGCTAGAAAAGACTTGGGACTAACTTCGAACTCTCCGTCTACACCTTCTACTCCCTCATCTCCGTCTCCTTTTCTCTCAAGCAACACTCTTTCTACTATGTCAAGGCAAAATTCCACAGCTTCAAGGCTTGGTGGGATAAATATTCCTCCATCTTTAACTATTCCAAATCCTTCTTCAGCTAGTTCAGCTTCTTGGGCTGCTTTGTCTGAGCTTCAAAGTCCAGAGGACTTAATTAGTCCTAACAATTTAGCTGTCGGGTCATCTTCTTCAACTACAATGAACTCTTCTGCTTCTTTACCCTTCTATGGAAGTGGTACCACTGATGTGATGGATGACTTTCAGCTCCAAGACCAGCTTTCATTCCTCAATGATGGCTCTCCCACCTTAGGCCCCAAAAACCCAGATTTATATTATCCTCAGTCAGACTTATCTTCAAGTCCAACTGGTGCTGACCCTATGCTTTTTCCTTCATATGGTAGTTGGGGAGGGTCTTTACATCGTAGAAGCTGTTCAGTTAGTGATGTTTGCTTGGGTTCTGAGGACCCAAATTCTGGCTTTGGATGGAAGCCTTGTCTTTACTTTGCTAGAGGGTACTGCAAGAATGGAACTAGCTGCAGGTTCTTACATGGTGGACTTGGAGAAACTGTTGATGGTACTGCAATGGTTGGTTCACCAAGCAAGATTGATATAATGGACCAGTGCCATGAAATTCTTAGATCCAAATCTGCTCAGCAACAAAGATTAGCTGCAGCCTCTCAGCTCATGGCCTCAGCTTCTTTTCCTTACTCTCCCAAGTGCATGAATATCCTACTACAACATCAGCAACAAAATGATACTCAAAG AGCTGCTGCGGCTCTAATGATGGGTGAGGATATGCACAAGTTTGGTCGATCCAGGCTTGAAAGAACCGAGTTTTCAATGAATGGTGGGGCAGGAATGGTGAACCCAGCTTCAAGGCAGATCTACTTGACTTTCCCAGCTGATAGTACTTTTAGAGAGGAAGATGTGTCAAATTATTTCAG CATTTACGGGCCAGTGCAAGATGTGAGGATTCCATACCAGCAGAAGAGGATGTTTGGGTTTGTTACTTTCGTTTATCCAGAGACTGTGAAGCTCATTCTTGCCAAGGGGAACCCTCATTTTGTTTGTGATGCTCGTGTGCTTGTTAAGCCTTACAAAGAGAAGGGAAAAGTTCCGGACAAGTACAG GAAGCAACAGCAGCAACAGGTGGAGAGGGGAGAGTACTCACCTTGTGGCACTCCTACTGGAGTTGATGCTAGAGACCCATTTGATCTCCAGCTTG GATCAAGAATGTTTTACAATACACAAGACATGCTGTTTAGGAGGAAGTTGGAGGAGCAAGCTGATTTGCAGGCTCTTGAACTTCAAAGTAGAAGGTTAATGGGTTTGCAGCTTCTTGATATCAAGAAACAACATCACCATCGTGCTCTCTCTGCTGGCAGCCCTATTCCTTCACCTACTCAGTCTCCCAATCCATTTAACCAAAACATTGTTCTTCCTTCATTCCAAAATGGCCCAGAAGTCCCAGAAG ATAATAATAATTCTTCAAGCGCATCGTCGGCCATTTCTGCAACTGCTCCTGCTGATCAGCAGCAGTTGCAGCAGACGGCAATCACTGTTGCCGGCAAAGAATTGACTGAAAATGGTGAGAATGCCAATGGTAATGGCAATGGGAAGCAAAGCCCCTCTCATGAAGAAAGTGATTTGCAGGAATG TTTGGAGCACAACCTCCCTGATAGTCCTTTTGCTTCTCCAACCAAAGCAGCTGCAGACTTCTTCACCAATGGAACTAGTGAGACAAATGTCTCAGATGCATCAGCTTCATCTATTAACAATAAATTGGCTACTTCAACAATACTTCCTGCCGCTTCTACACTGGAAATGGCATCCTTCAAATCTTTCAACTGCCAAATGCCAAG GTTCTCCTCTGGCCATGGTGCAATTGGAATGTATGCCGGCACCGGTGGACCAATTGGAATTTAG
- the LOC142618025 gene encoding zinc finger CCCH domain-containing protein 46 isoform X2 yields MDGYEATRIVFSRIQNLDPENASKIMGLLLIQDHGEKEMIRLAFGPEALVHSVILKARKDLGLTSNSPSTPSTPSSPSPFLSSNTLSTMSRQNSTASRLGGINIPPSLTIPNPSSASSASWAALSELQSPEDLISPNNLAVGSSSSTTMNSSASLPFYGSGTTDVMDDFQLQDQLSFLNDGSPTLGPKNPDLYYPQSDLSSSPTGADPMLFPSYGSWGGSLHRRSCSVSDVCLGSEDPNSGFGWKPCLYFARGYCKNGTSCRFLHGGLGETVDGTAMVGSPSKIDIMDQCHEILRSKSAQQQRLAAASQLMASASFPYSPKCMNILLQHQQQNDTQRAAAALMMGEDMHKFGRSRLERTEFSMNGGAGMVNPASRQIYLTFPADSTFREEDVSNYFSIYGPVQDVRIPYQQKRMFGFVTFVYPETVKLILAKGNPHFVCDARVLVKPYKEKGKVPDKKQQQQQVERGEYSPCGTPTGVDARDPFDLQLGSRMFYNTQDMLFRRKLEEQADLQALELQSRRLMGLQLLDIKKQHHHRALSAGSPIPSPTQSPNPFNQNIVLPSFQNGPEVPEDNNNSSSASSAISATAPADQQQLQQTAITVAGKELTENGENANGNGNGKQSPSHEESDLQECLEHNLPDSPFASPTKAAADFFTNGTSETNVSDASASSINNKLATSTILPAASTLEMASFKSFNCQMPRFSSGHGAIGMYAGTGGPIGI; encoded by the exons ATGGATGGTTACGAAGCAACAAGAATTGTGTTCTCAAGAATCCAAAACTTAGACCCTGAAAATGCATCCAAAATCATGGGTCTACTACTCATTCAAGACCATGGTGAGAAAGAAATGATTAGGCTAGCATTTGGTCCAGAAGCTCTTGTCCACTCGGTGATTCTCAAAGCTAGAAAAGACTTGGGACTAACTTCGAACTCTCCGTCTACACCTTCTACTCCCTCATCTCCGTCTCCTTTTCTCTCAAGCAACACTCTTTCTACTATGTCAAGGCAAAATTCCACAGCTTCAAGGCTTGGTGGGATAAATATTCCTCCATCTTTAACTATTCCAAATCCTTCTTCAGCTAGTTCAGCTTCTTGGGCTGCTTTGTCTGAGCTTCAAAGTCCAGAGGACTTAATTAGTCCTAACAATTTAGCTGTCGGGTCATCTTCTTCAACTACAATGAACTCTTCTGCTTCTTTACCCTTCTATGGAAGTGGTACCACTGATGTGATGGATGACTTTCAGCTCCAAGACCAGCTTTCATTCCTCAATGATGGCTCTCCCACCTTAGGCCCCAAAAACCCAGATTTATATTATCCTCAGTCAGACTTATCTTCAAGTCCAACTGGTGCTGACCCTATGCTTTTTCCTTCATATGGTAGTTGGGGAGGGTCTTTACATCGTAGAAGCTGTTCAGTTAGTGATGTTTGCTTGGGTTCTGAGGACCCAAATTCTGGCTTTGGATGGAAGCCTTGTCTTTACTTTGCTAGAGGGTACTGCAAGAATGGAACTAGCTGCAGGTTCTTACATGGTGGACTTGGAGAAACTGTTGATGGTACTGCAATGGTTGGTTCACCAAGCAAGATTGATATAATGGACCAGTGCCATGAAATTCTTAGATCCAAATCTGCTCAGCAACAAAGATTAGCTGCAGCCTCTCAGCTCATGGCCTCAGCTTCTTTTCCTTACTCTCCCAAGTGCATGAATATCCTACTACAACATCAGCAACAAAATGATACTCAAAG AGCTGCTGCGGCTCTAATGATGGGTGAGGATATGCACAAGTTTGGTCGATCCAGGCTTGAAAGAACCGAGTTTTCAATGAATGGTGGGGCAGGAATGGTGAACCCAGCTTCAAGGCAGATCTACTTGACTTTCCCAGCTGATAGTACTTTTAGAGAGGAAGATGTGTCAAATTATTTCAG CATTTACGGGCCAGTGCAAGATGTGAGGATTCCATACCAGCAGAAGAGGATGTTTGGGTTTGTTACTTTCGTTTATCCAGAGACTGTGAAGCTCATTCTTGCCAAGGGGAACCCTCATTTTGTTTGTGATGCTCGTGTGCTTGTTAAGCCTTACAAAGAGAAGGGAAAAGTTCCGGACAA GAAGCAACAGCAGCAACAGGTGGAGAGGGGAGAGTACTCACCTTGTGGCACTCCTACTGGAGTTGATGCTAGAGACCCATTTGATCTCCAGCTTG GATCAAGAATGTTTTACAATACACAAGACATGCTGTTTAGGAGGAAGTTGGAGGAGCAAGCTGATTTGCAGGCTCTTGAACTTCAAAGTAGAAGGTTAATGGGTTTGCAGCTTCTTGATATCAAGAAACAACATCACCATCGTGCTCTCTCTGCTGGCAGCCCTATTCCTTCACCTACTCAGTCTCCCAATCCATTTAACCAAAACATTGTTCTTCCTTCATTCCAAAATGGCCCAGAAGTCCCAGAAG ATAATAATAATTCTTCAAGCGCATCGTCGGCCATTTCTGCAACTGCTCCTGCTGATCAGCAGCAGTTGCAGCAGACGGCAATCACTGTTGCCGGCAAAGAATTGACTGAAAATGGTGAGAATGCCAATGGTAATGGCAATGGGAAGCAAAGCCCCTCTCATGAAGAAAGTGATTTGCAGGAATG TTTGGAGCACAACCTCCCTGATAGTCCTTTTGCTTCTCCAACCAAAGCAGCTGCAGACTTCTTCACCAATGGAACTAGTGAGACAAATGTCTCAGATGCATCAGCTTCATCTATTAACAATAAATTGGCTACTTCAACAATACTTCCTGCCGCTTCTACACTGGAAATGGCATCCTTCAAATCTTTCAACTGCCAAATGCCAAG GTTCTCCTCTGGCCATGGTGCAATTGGAATGTATGCCGGCACCGGTGGACCAATTGGAATTTAG